Proteins from a single region of Butyrivibrio fibrisolvens:
- a CDS encoding Wadjet anti-phage system protein JetA family protein produces MDYKGLSGAFFSNVPGDFFSILSSPNRELYLAALFVVRDAFEDELVISKKDLREQILISLENSIAQADLSEDVEEGEVIDKELLKSLPGKASFLLGKLIHKGWLCEEDSKQGFERDIVMPDYASDMLEVLYRETRPRSELADSDVFSTYAVLSMAGEEDDTRRARTMSRALKVAAENAGQLSKTFRNLYYYIGKYYKEHADDEQVRDMLEKRFKEGGEQSVIDAYYHPLKTSDSIALYGGDILRFVRNLEKDPELIRQMAQSDASAEMAGLDEDERILEIRRRIDVIYRTFSEADNKIDMITDRNADYNRRFTQAVIHNLRSDNSIVSKIVRIMKGMEDNKAYSMKVQSGLNAVRSTFIDERSLRTDTYRPEKETETKMLLRPHHQKDEDRTRDFLKKSFGGYTMADARSYVKEKMHGRKRMETGEIIKEMDKFTEDDYTLLIMASLYGFSNGEYRVQKSGRHIKAGAYSIPDMTFTIKESGADS; encoded by the coding sequence ATGGATTATAAAGGGTTATCGGGGGCATTTTTTTCAAATGTGCCTGGGGATTTTTTTAGTATATTATCGTCACCTAACAGAGAGCTGTATCTTGCAGCTCTTTTTGTTGTGCGTGATGCCTTTGAAGATGAGCTTGTTATCAGCAAAAAAGACTTAAGAGAACAGATCCTGATCTCGCTTGAAAACAGTATCGCTCAGGCTGATCTGTCCGAAGATGTTGAAGAAGGAGAAGTAATAGACAAAGAACTCCTTAAATCTCTTCCGGGAAAGGCTTCTTTCCTTCTTGGTAAGCTGATACACAAGGGATGGCTTTGTGAAGAAGATTCCAAGCAGGGATTCGAGCGTGATATAGTCATGCCGGATTATGCCTCTGATATGTTAGAAGTCCTCTACAGAGAGACAAGACCAAGGAGCGAACTTGCAGACAGTGACGTATTTTCTACCTATGCGGTCTTAAGCATGGCAGGTGAAGAAGACGATACAAGGCGTGCCCGTACAATGTCAAGAGCACTTAAAGTTGCCGCAGAGAATGCCGGCCAGCTTTCCAAGACCTTCAGGAATCTTTATTACTATATTGGCAAATATTATAAAGAGCACGCCGACGATGAGCAGGTTAGAGACATGCTTGAAAAGAGGTTTAAGGAAGGCGGCGAGCAGAGCGTCATCGATGCTTATTATCACCCCCTTAAGACCAGTGATTCCATAGCTCTTTACGGCGGAGACATTTTAAGATTTGTAAGGAATCTGGAAAAAGATCCTGAGCTTATAAGGCAGATGGCGCAAAGCGATGCTTCAGCTGAGATGGCAGGCCTTGATGAAGATGAAAGAATTCTTGAAATAAGAAGACGTATAGATGTTATCTACAGGACTTTCTCTGAAGCTGATAACAAGATAGATATGATCACGGATAGAAATGCCGATTATAACAGACGGTTCACTCAGGCTGTCATACATAACCTTAGAAGTGATAATTCTATCGTAAGTAAGATAGTACGTATCATGAAGGGAATGGAAGATAATAAGGCTTATTCCATGAAGGTGCAATCAGGACTTAATGCAGTAAGATCGACCTTTATCGATGAGAGGTCACTAAGAACTGACACCTACAGACCTGAGAAAGAAACCGAGACCAAAATGCTTCTTCGCCCTCATCACCAGAAGGATGAAGACAGGACCAGAGACTTTCTTAAGAAGAGCTTTGGTGGTTATACAATGGCTGATGCCAGAAGCTATGTCAAAGAAAAGATGCATGGCAGAAAGCGCATGGAGACAGGTGAGATCATTAAGGAGATGGATAAGTTTACAGAAGATGACTATACACTTCTTATCATGGCTTCACTCTATGGCTTTTCAAATGGTGAATACAGGGTACAAAAGTCAGGACGACACATTAAGGCAGGAGCTTATAGCATCCCTGATATGACTTTTACTATTAAAGAAAGCGGAGCTGATTCATAA
- a CDS encoding AAA family ATPase — MARRVFDFSSDEDDKKVADKNPITYKVFYSDVSIPTPREPIMVLRNPAGAFEHHISGHFMDPAKRTSFSSDDPNAQADIVKIDARFVEFVKWLGANKISVRLSGKSVRGGFAIYKIREVESGISSQLSAQDGFLQYMIGRLLDSHISEDEFEAGSSEEEEADDDSMKLTSLQSITDFLKCAGKTFPSNIRSWARRNLAVANSDEVSSEERRHAQRALSTMMNIQWKDSYFESIDPVAARRILDEELYGMENVKQRIIETIIQINRTHKLPAYGILLIGPAGTGKSQIAYAIARILKLPWAALDMSAVHDPEQLTGSSRIYANAKPGSIMEAFSRAGQSNLVFIINELDKADNDSSSGNPADALLTLLDNLGYTDNYMECMIPTTGVYPVATANDRSRISDPLLTRFAVIELPDYTHDEKRTIFLKYSLPRVLRRLGLSEKECVVTKEAADVVVEHYKNVSGVRDLEQAAEHMAAHALYLIETSGVKTVKYDKKTAQQLMNS, encoded by the coding sequence ATGGCAAGAAGAGTTTTTGATTTTAGTTCTGATGAAGATGATAAGAAGGTAGCGGATAAGAACCCGATCACGTATAAAGTTTTCTATTCTGATGTTTCAATACCAACTCCAAGAGAGCCTATAATGGTCCTTAGAAACCCGGCTGGCGCCTTTGAACACCACATCAGCGGTCACTTCATGGACCCCGCCAAGCGCACATCTTTTTCTTCAGATGATCCCAATGCTCAGGCAGACATAGTCAAGATCGATGCCAGATTCGTAGAATTCGTCAAATGGCTTGGTGCCAATAAGATAAGTGTCAGGCTCTCCGGTAAAAGCGTTAGAGGCGGATTTGCCATATATAAGATACGAGAAGTTGAATCAGGGATTTCCTCACAGCTTTCTGCTCAGGACGGATTCCTTCAGTACATGATAGGAAGACTTCTGGACAGCCACATATCAGAAGATGAGTTTGAGGCTGGCAGTAGCGAGGAGGAAGAAGCTGATGATGACAGCATGAAGCTTACATCCCTTCAGTCCATTACAGACTTTTTGAAATGTGCCGGCAAGACTTTCCCTTCTAATATTAGAAGCTGGGCAAGGCGTAATCTTGCAGTTGCCAATTCTGATGAAGTATCAAGTGAAGAAAGACGTCACGCTCAAAGGGCTCTTTCTACCATGATGAACATTCAGTGGAAGGATTCCTATTTCGAATCAATTGATCCTGTGGCAGCAAGACGCATTCTTGATGAAGAGCTTTATGGCATGGAGAATGTTAAGCAAAGGATAATAGAGACTATAATCCAGATCAACAGAACCCATAAGCTTCCTGCGTATGGAATCCTTCTTATAGGTCCTGCAGGAACAGGTAAATCCCAGATTGCATATGCGATCGCAAGGATACTTAAGCTGCCGTGGGCAGCTCTTGATATGAGTGCGGTTCATGATCCCGAGCAGCTTACAGGAAGTTCCAGAATATATGCTAATGCTAAGCCTGGATCCATTATGGAAGCTTTTTCAAGAGCAGGTCAGTCCAATCTTGTATTTATAATCAACGAGCTTGATAAGGCAGACAATGACTCATCATCAGGTAATCCTGCAGATGCGCTCCTGACTCTTCTTGATAACCTTGGCTATACAGACAACTATATGGAATGTATGATTCCTACAACAGGAGTATACCCCGTAGCTACAGCCAATGACAGAAGCAGGATCTCAGATCCTCTTCTTACAAGGTTTGCTGTGATAGAGCTTCCTGATTATACACATGATGAAAAGAGAACTATTTTCCTGAAATATTCACTTCCAAGAGTTTTAAGAAGACTTGGACTTAGTGAAAAAGAGTGTGTTGTAACCAAAGAAGCTGCAGACGTTGTAGTTGAACATTACAAGAATGTTTCAGGTGTAAGAGACCTTGAGCAGGCAGCAGAACATATGGCAGCTCATGCACTGTACCTTATAGAGACAAGCGGAGTTAAGACTGTTAAGTATGATAAGAAGACAGCACAGCAGCTTATGAACTCCTGA
- a CDS encoding ATP-binding protein — MIRLNKVYVYNWGKFDEPTLLPIGDVTLLSGANQAGKSQIIDAVMMVLTGKKKGIFNKAADKHSARNVEKYLYGYWASNNQEKFLRHDGFFTSYVVLEFYNDVKDTYFCDGFVADCPQDHTRHTERWMSFSGKGIPENLFVLDDMALNISELKRFLGTYVGEENYHFYTDTEYSKYIMAAYGQIRSEYISLLKAAVSCSIGENLNIGSFITDSICSVNESVDLTSIRSTIHDYYDLRDRAQSSRRKLEKLEKIRQSYDVYHEDAVLVKTLDYALLRDEQKILENSMEASQNLIEQLSMDINQAKAMNETRKDKQKRLQEKIGRVHEELGKSDTEQIKQGLQNEKNAADEKRKGYLDNLESVHKTIRSRAGSWLMLLMEAENAGFTCDEEYKKILEKAQNVKIEDLASYPEEDVDNKIGNLYQELAAFHAKLKTRSVEIDALIKDQEDKISALAGNQKQYPKETRGLKDLLEKELSKKFKKDVEIPIFADLLEVRDQSWQAAVEGYLDNQRFDLLVPEEYYDDALKIYRTAKDSLRAYKSGLIDIKRIKENWKGSAEEGSLADELVTDNEDARIYADYKLGFIIKVDNTEDLYKHKCSITKDLLIYKGFVTRGKQASQTFYIGKSALEQQEKESMDELTKLNEEKDTVEANLSVTKMNRVEKCLVDKDFFDNAISHVEDIETLEARSLELLRQIGNVDTTRDEELHNELKGLTARLEEITEEIRVSSIECGRAENKIESEQRKIAIARDEVTALESQALDGSRFTAEWRMNVGDPWIREDSGQNRRGSLKKIRDAHTRMRQDALEAQSRHFTSVRRLRTAYNQEEVAGFDPDREFDNEEYDTEYKRLSESGFTTFEDEIEKAAQKATNEFKVEFIGKLKSNIQKAQEQIDAVNEVLSSKWFGNVKYRLIHEKARGFERFYDMFMDPNLVKVDPDLPGYGGISIFSGFFEEAHKDELDELLQLIMDEKNLTTEQRLTREKKLEMYTDYRTYLRLDLCSIDHSGSSKYMSDVIRDESGSGIQTPYYIVMFAAIAQKVRAAQGENTLRVVILDEAFNKMDESKIAASIELLKSFDLQPIFCCVPEKVKVIAPKADITNIVMMYTDKSSYVEHFLDGEALTRIVETA; from the coding sequence ATGATCAGATTAAATAAAGTTTATGTATATAACTGGGGTAAGTTTGATGAACCAACCCTCCTTCCGATTGGCGATGTGACTTTATTGTCAGGTGCCAACCAGGCAGGTAAATCACAGATAATCGATGCTGTGATGATGGTACTTACAGGTAAGAAGAAGGGAATCTTTAATAAGGCTGCCGACAAGCATTCAGCAAGAAATGTTGAGAAGTACCTTTACGGATACTGGGCATCCAATAACCAGGAGAAGTTCCTTCGTCATGACGGCTTTTTTACAAGCTATGTTGTGCTTGAATTCTATAACGATGTCAAGGATACATATTTTTGTGATGGCTTTGTAGCTGACTGTCCTCAGGATCACACAAGACATACAGAAAGATGGATGTCTTTTTCCGGAAAAGGAATTCCTGAGAATCTTTTCGTGCTTGATGATATGGCACTTAATATCAGCGAGCTCAAGAGATTCCTTGGAACATACGTAGGTGAAGAGAATTACCATTTCTATACAGATACAGAGTACAGTAAGTACATAATGGCAGCCTATGGTCAGATCAGAAGCGAGTATATCTCTCTTCTTAAAGCAGCCGTATCCTGCAGTATCGGTGAGAACCTGAACATCGGAAGTTTTATTACTGATTCTATATGCTCTGTCAATGAAAGTGTAGATCTTACTTCTATTAGAAGTACTATCCATGATTATTACGATCTTAGAGACAGAGCCCAGTCAAGCCGCAGAAAGCTTGAAAAGCTTGAGAAGATCAGACAGTCCTACGATGTATATCACGAGGATGCTGTTCTTGTTAAGACTTTGGACTATGCCCTTCTTCGTGACGAGCAGAAGATCCTTGAAAACAGTATGGAAGCTTCTCAGAATCTTATCGAGCAGCTTTCCATGGATATAAATCAGGCCAAGGCCATGAACGAGACCAGGAAAGACAAGCAAAAGCGCCTTCAGGAGAAGATCGGACGCGTTCATGAAGAACTTGGTAAGTCTGATACAGAGCAGATCAAGCAGGGCCTTCAGAATGAGAAGAATGCAGCTGATGAAAAGAGAAAAGGCTACCTTGATAATCTCGAAAGTGTTCACAAGACAATAAGGAGCCGCGCAGGAAGCTGGCTCATGCTTTTGATGGAAGCTGAGAATGCCGGTTTTACCTGTGATGAGGAGTATAAAAAAATCCTTGAAAAGGCTCAGAATGTTAAAATAGAAGATCTTGCTTCATATCCGGAGGAAGACGTAGATAATAAGATCGGAAATCTATATCAGGAGCTTGCTGCATTTCATGCAAAGCTTAAGACAAGAAGCGTAGAGATCGATGCCCTTATCAAAGATCAGGAAGATAAGATAAGCGCTCTTGCAGGTAATCAGAAGCAGTATCCTAAAGAGACGCGGGGACTTAAAGACCTCCTTGAAAAAGAGCTTTCAAAGAAGTTTAAAAAAGACGTTGAGATACCTATTTTTGCAGACCTCTTAGAGGTTCGTGATCAAAGCTGGCAGGCAGCGGTAGAAGGATATCTTGATAATCAGAGGTTCGACCTTTTAGTTCCTGAAGAGTATTATGATGATGCTCTTAAAATATACAGAACAGCTAAGGATAGCCTTCGTGCCTACAAGTCAGGTCTTATTGATATTAAAAGGATCAAGGAAAACTGGAAGGGTAGTGCAGAAGAAGGTTCACTTGCTGATGAGCTTGTAACTGACAACGAAGATGCAAGAATTTATGCTGACTACAAGCTTGGCTTTATCATTAAGGTCGATAATACAGAAGATCTATATAAGCATAAATGTTCTATAACTAAAGACCTTCTTATATACAAGGGATTTGTTACAAGAGGAAAGCAGGCGAGTCAGACTTTCTATATTGGTAAGAGCGCTTTAGAGCAGCAGGAGAAAGAGTCTATGGATGAGCTTACAAAGCTTAATGAAGAAAAAGACACTGTTGAAGCCAACCTGTCTGTTACCAAAATGAACAGGGTAGAAAAGTGTCTTGTAGACAAAGACTTTTTTGACAATGCTATAAGCCATGTGGAAGATATCGAGACTCTTGAAGCAAGGTCTCTTGAGCTCCTTAGACAGATCGGAAATGTTGATACGACCCGTGATGAAGAGCTTCATAATGAGCTTAAGGGTCTTACTGCAAGACTTGAAGAGATCACAGAAGAGATAAGAGTCAGCAGCATTGAATGCGGACGAGCTGAGAACAAGATAGAAAGCGAGCAAAGAAAGATCGCAATAGCAAGAGATGAGGTCACAGCTCTTGAAAGTCAGGCACTTGACGGATCAAGATTTACAGCCGAGTGGCGTATGAATGTTGGCGATCCATGGATAAGAGAGGATTCCGGTCAGAACAGACGAGGAAGTCTTAAGAAGATCCGTGATGCCCACACAAGAATGAGACAGGATGCTCTTGAAGCGCAGTCAAGGCACTTTACATCTGTAAGGAGACTGCGAACTGCCTATAACCAGGAAGAAGTCGCAGGCTTTGATCCTGACAGAGAGTTCGATAACGAAGAGTACGATACAGAGTATAAGCGCCTTTCAGAAAGCGGCTTTACAACCTTTGAGGATGAGATCGAAAAGGCTGCTCAGAAGGCTACCAATGAGTTCAAGGTAGAATTTATTGGTAAACTGAAGTCCAATATTCAGAAGGCTCAGGAACAGATCGACGCGGTTAACGAGGTACTTTCTTCCAAGTGGTTTGGTAATGTTAAGTACAGGCTTATCCATGAGAAGGCAAGAGGCTTTGAGCGCTTCTATGATATGTTCATGGATCCTAACCTTGTTAAGGTTGATCCTGACCTTCCGGGATACGGCGGAATATCCATTTTCTCAGGCTTTTTTGAAGAAGCCCACAAGGACGAACTTGATGAACTTCTGCAGCTTATAATGGATGAGAAGAACCTGACAACTGAGCAAAGACTTACAAGAGAAAAGAAGCTTGAGATGTATACAGACTACAGAACCTATCTTCGTCTCGACCTTTGCTCAATAGACCACTCAGGATCCAGCAAATATATGTCTGACGTAATCAGGGATGAGTCAGGATCAGGTATCCAGACACCTTATTACATTGTCATGTTTGCAGCCATAGCACAGAAGGTTCGTGCAGCACAGGGAGAGAATACACTTAGAGTTGTAATCCTTGATGAAGCATTCAATAAGATGGATGAAAGTAAGATCGCAGCATCAATAGAGCTTCTTAAGAGCTTTGACCTTCAGCCTATATTCTGCTGCGTACCTGAAAAGGTTAAGGTTATAGCTCCTAAGGCTGATATAACCAATATCGTCATGATGTATACCGATAAGAGTAGTTATGTTGAGCATTTCCTTGACGGAGAAGCCCTGACACGCATTGTGGAAACTGCTTAA
- a CDS encoding glutamate-5-semialdehyde dehydrogenase, protein MNIQTEARNMKLASPKLAATSIDQRNKALLMIADALEKGKEEIFAANNEDMEAASANGIAQSILKRLKFNDQKLSDAIAGIKQLVDLPDPTGKVLLKRQLDDGLVLTRVSVPIGVIGVIFEARPDALVQIASLCIKSGNCAILKGGKETAKTNRVLFRIIKDSVVEAGLPKECLLQAELHNEIDELLACDQDVDLLIPRGSNKFVRYIMDNTKIPVMGHSSGICHIYVDKKADFEAAIPVIIDAKTQYPAACNAVETILVNKEIAGDFLPILAKAFEDNGVKIRGTKEVHDMLEGAFDVEIMEEDDFATEYNDFIVSIKLVNDVKEAADHINRFGSHHTDSILTTDDEAADYFMQMVDSAGVYRNCSTRFADGYRYGFGAEVGISTGKLHARGPVGLDGLVTYKYKLVGGGHIVGDYASGHKSFHHKDIDL, encoded by the coding sequence ATGAATATACAAACAGAAGCACGCAACATGAAACTTGCATCCCCAAAACTTGCTGCTACATCCATAGACCAGCGTAACAAGGCTCTTTTGATGATAGCTGATGCTCTTGAAAAGGGTAAGGAAGAAATATTTGCAGCCAATAATGAAGACATGGAGGCTGCAAGTGCAAATGGAATAGCACAGTCAATCCTTAAAAGACTTAAGTTCAACGATCAAAAGCTTTCTGATGCGATCGCAGGTATAAAGCAGCTGGTAGATCTTCCTGATCCTACCGGAAAGGTTCTTTTAAAAAGACAGCTTGATGACGGTCTTGTCCTTACAAGAGTAAGTGTACCTATCGGCGTAATAGGTGTTATCTTTGAAGCCCGCCCGGATGCCCTTGTTCAGATAGCATCACTTTGTATCAAGAGCGGTAATTGTGCGATATTAAAAGGCGGCAAAGAAACAGCGAAGACAAACAGAGTCCTTTTTCGTATAATTAAAGATAGTGTTGTAGAAGCAGGGCTTCCCAAGGAGTGCCTATTACAGGCTGAGCTTCACAATGAGATAGATGAGCTTCTTGCATGTGATCAGGATGTGGATCTGCTTATACCTCGCGGATCTAATAAATTCGTCAGATATATCATGGACAATACCAAGATTCCTGTAATGGGACATTCCAGCGGTATCTGTCACATCTATGTTGATAAGAAAGCAGACTTTGAAGCTGCAATTCCTGTTATAATAGATGCTAAGACACAGTATCCTGCAGCATGTAATGCAGTAGAGACTATTCTTGTTAATAAAGAGATAGCAGGTGATTTTCTTCCTATACTTGCAAAGGCTTTTGAAGATAACGGAGTTAAGATAAGAGGAACCAAAGAGGTTCACGATATGCTCGAAGGAGCCTTTGATGTAGAGATCATGGAAGAGGATGACTTTGCAACTGAGTATAACGATTTCATTGTATCTATAAAATTAGTAAACGATGTAAAAGAGGCTGCTGATCACATTAACCGCTTTGGATCACACCATACTGACAGCATTCTTACAACAGATGATGAAGCTGCGGATTATTTTATGCAGATGGTGGACAGTGCGGGAGTTTATCGCAACTGCTCTACACGTTTTGCTGATGGATACAGATATGGATTTGGAGCAGAGGTTGGCATCAGTACAGGTAAGCTTCACGCAAGAGGACCTGTAGGACTTGATGGCCTTGTTACTTACAAATATAAACTTGTAGGTGGCGGTCATATAGTTGGTGACTATGCTTCGGGCCATAAATCTTTTCACCATAAGGATATAGATTTATAA
- a CDS encoding transglutaminase domain-containing protein: MKIFRKVAVALAVVFMCSGFMSITSHAGEYILFENPEGFGYYSYADMYPDLYQAYGYDKNKLWSHYVNNGFEEGRIAMVDRRSILTVENFDSARYATENPDVAAAVGTDPYALLMHYKNYGYLEGRQVYSTDVRIQGVLDTINVADNITNSSMSEMQKVLAIHDWMCYNLTYDYTYSKYSYLNAISEGTAVCQGYAELFDLFMHIVGIESKIVTGYGTNGLQSGLHAWNEVIIGGVTYAIDVTWDDMGEYGIPVRYNYFLITPQQMSADHWEDDYYVAYKYIYIHG, encoded by the coding sequence ATGAAGATTTTTAGAAAAGTAGCGGTTGCGCTCGCAGTAGTTTTCATGTGCTCAGGTTTTATGTCGATCACATCACATGCCGGTGAGTACATTTTGTTCGAGAATCCTGAAGGATTCGGTTATTACTCTTATGCTGATATGTATCCTGATCTCTATCAGGCTTATGGATATGACAAAAATAAGCTTTGGTCTCATTATGTAAACAATGGATTTGAAGAGGGCAGAATTGCAATGGTAGACAGAAGGTCTATCCTTACAGTTGAGAATTTTGATTCAGCACGTTATGCCACGGAGAACCCTGATGTAGCGGCAGCAGTAGGAACAGATCCATATGCACTTCTTATGCATTACAAGAATTACGGATATCTTGAAGGCCGTCAGGTTTATTCTACAGATGTCAGGATCCAGGGTGTTCTTGATACCATTAACGTTGCTGATAACATCACAAACAGCTCTATGAGCGAGATGCAGAAGGTTCTGGCGATTCATGACTGGATGTGTTACAATCTTACTTACGACTACACTTACTCTAAGTATAGCTATCTTAATGCAATATCTGAAGGGACCGCAGTATGCCAGGGATATGCAGAGCTTTTTGACCTGTTCATGCATATTGTGGGAATAGAATCCAAGATTGTTACAGGATACGGCACTAACGGTCTGCAATCAGGACTGCATGCCTGGAATGAAGTTATTATAGGCGGAGTGACATATGCAATTGATGTCACATGGGATGATATGGGAGAATATGGCATTCCTGTCCGCTACAACTATTTCCTTATAACACCACAGCAGATGTCTGCAGATCATTGGGAAGATGACTATTACGTAGCCTACAAATATATTTATATTCATGGCTAA
- a CDS encoding ammonium transporter, giving the protein MSEEILSYVNSQIFGVWFLAGAALVFWMQAGFAMVETGFTRAKNAGNIIMKNLMDFCIGTVMFILIGFGLFLGEDALFGLVGLPNFDIFSHYADFDWSGFVFNLVFCATTATIVSGAMAERTRFISYCVYSAVISGVIYPVEAHWTWGGGWLAQMGFHDFAGSNCIHMVGGICALIGAWMLGPRIGKFTKDANGKITKVNAFPGHNIPIGALGVFILWLGWYGFNGAAATSLEQLGDIFVTTTIAPAVATVVCMIFTWIKYGKPDVSMCLNASLAGLVAITAPCDTVDAFGSIVIGVVAGLLVVFGVWLLDNVLRIDDPVGAVAVHMMNGIWGTIAVGLFSTNSVPGYSVADANGNEMVGLFYGGGFKLLGIQFIGMFATIAWTVVTIIITFAVIKATLGLRASEEEELSGLDVTEHGLSSAYAGFSIMDITGMEMEENENTDLGIGEYDKASEALKNASVKVIKAPTYPEADSGIHKVVIIAKLSRYDKLRKAMNDLGVTGMTVTQVMGCGIQKGAGERYRGVEMDATLLPKVKLEIVVAKIPVDKVIETAKRALYTGHIGDGKIFVYNVGKVVKIRTGEEDIEALADVE; this is encoded by the coding sequence ATGAGTGAAGAAATTCTATCTTACGTGAACTCGCAGATATTTGGTGTGTGGTTCCTGGCAGGTGCTGCACTGGTATTCTGGATGCAGGCTGGTTTTGCAATGGTTGAAACAGGTTTTACCAGAGCTAAGAATGCCGGCAATATCATTATGAAAAACCTTATGGACTTCTGTATCGGAACAGTAATGTTCATCCTTATAGGTTTTGGTCTTTTCCTTGGAGAAGATGCTCTGTTTGGTCTTGTTGGACTTCCAAACTTTGATATCTTCTCACACTACGCAGATTTCGACTGGTCAGGTTTTGTATTCAACCTTGTATTCTGCGCAACAACAGCAACTATCGTATCCGGTGCTATGGCTGAAAGAACAAGATTCATTTCTTACTGCGTATACTCAGCTGTTATCTCAGGTGTTATCTACCCTGTAGAAGCTCACTGGACATGGGGCGGTGGCTGGCTTGCTCAGATGGGATTCCACGATTTTGCAGGTTCTAACTGTATCCACATGGTTGGTGGTATCTGTGCACTTATCGGTGCCTGGATGCTTGGTCCTCGTATCGGTAAGTTTACTAAGGATGCAAATGGTAAGATCACTAAAGTTAATGCTTTCCCTGGACACAACATTCCGATCGGTGCTCTTGGTGTATTCATCCTCTGGCTCGGCTGGTATGGTTTCAACGGAGCAGCAGCTACATCTCTTGAACAGCTCGGTGACATCTTCGTAACAACAACTATCGCTCCTGCAGTTGCAACAGTTGTATGTATGATCTTCACATGGATCAAGTATGGTAAACCTGATGTTTCAATGTGTCTCAACGCTTCACTAGCAGGTCTTGTAGCTATCACAGCTCCCTGCGATACAGTAGATGCTTTTGGTTCAATCGTAATAGGTGTTGTAGCAGGACTTCTTGTAGTATTTGGTGTATGGCTTCTTGATAACGTACTTAGAATTGATGATCCTGTTGGTGCTGTAGCAGTACACATGATGAACGGTATCTGGGGTACTATTGCAGTAGGTCTTTTCTCAACTAATTCTGTTCCTGGATATAGCGTTGCAGATGCAAACGGAAACGAGATGGTAGGTCTTTTCTATGGCGGAGGATTTAAGCTCCTTGGAATCCAGTTCATCGGTATGTTTGCAACAATCGCCTGGACAGTAGTTACTATCATTATCACTTTCGCAGTTATCAAAGCTACACTTGGACTTAGAGCTTCTGAAGAAGAAGAGCTTTCAGGCCTTGATGTTACAGAACATGGTCTTTCATCTGCATATGCAGGCTTCTCCATTATGGATATCACAGGAATGGAGATGGAGGAAAATGAAAATACAGATCTTGGTATCGGGGAATACGATAAAGCTTCTGAAGCACTTAAGAATGCATCTGTTAAGGTTATCAAAGCTCCTACATACCCTGAAGCTGATTCCGGTATCCATAAGGTTGTAATCATAGCTAAGCTTTCACGTTATGACAAGCTCAGAAAAGCTATGAACGATCTTGGTGTAACCGGTATGACAGTAACACAGGTTATGGGATGCGGTATTCAGAAGGGCGCCGGCGAAAGATACCGTGGTGTTGAAATGGATGCAACACTTCTTCCTAAGGTTAAGCTGGAGATCGTAGTTGCCAAGATTCCTGTAGATAAGGTAATCGAGACTGCAAAACGTGCACTTTACACAGGTCACATCGGCGATGGTAAGATCTTCGTTTACAACGTTGGTAAGGTTGTAAAGATCCGTACAGGCGAAGAAGACATTGAGGCTCTAGCAGATGTCGAATGA
- a CDS encoding DUF4194 domain-containing protein → MSDYIDNNDTFDNEGQMEFDVPGQRLGLRESDFEDNADRTVTGLYNRLRRADQEYFKRAVRLLLSGTYILQMDYDTETGLLSRNGDYIFIESNFDLLYLYFEMGGFELVHDKDNGLFALQSESDFARFHFNLNTTRIALALRCIYQKKYSDPSTGDQITSDVGEVVQFLKDNVKVDITSNKQQMANDFKTFVSFHIIEKGKGEWRDPQTMFRITPAILHLVSAAKVTELLELKDEMEEQQEI, encoded by the coding sequence ATGAGTGACTATATTGATAATAATGATACATTTGATAATGAAGGGCAGATGGAGTTTGATGTGCCCGGGCAGCGCCTTGGCTTACGAGAAAGTGACTTTGAGGACAATGCTGATCGCACAGTAACAGGTCTTTATAACAGACTCAGAAGAGCTGATCAGGAATATTTTAAAAGGGCAGTAAGACTTCTTTTGTCAGGAACATATATTCTTCAGATGGACTATGATACTGAGACAGGACTTCTTTCAAGAAACGGAGATTATATTTTCATAGAGTCCAATTTCGATCTTTTATATCTGTATTTTGAAATGGGCGGATTTGAACTTGTACACGACAAGGACAATGGCCTTTTTGCACTGCAGAGTGAGTCGGATTTTGCAAGATTTCATTTTAATCTTAATACCACAAGGATCGCACTGGCACTTAGATGTATATACCAAAAGAAATACAGCGACCCATCCACAGGAGACCAGATCACATCAGACGTTGGTGAAGTGGTTCAGTTCCTTAAGGACAATGTTAAGGTTGATATTACTTCCAACAAGCAGCAGATGGCCAATGATTTTAAGACATTTGTAAGCTTCCATATCATAGAAAAGGGCAAAGGCGAATGGAGAGACCCTCAGACTATGTTCAGAATAACTCCTGCAATACTTCATCTTGTATCAGCTGCCAAAGTTACGGAGCTGTTAGAGCTTAAGGATGAAATGGAAGAGCAGCAGGAGATTTAA